AGTCCTTTGTTTATGTGTGGAATTGTTTGTTATAGTGTAAGATGTCAATAAAATCTCCTCTCCTTTTGTCTGTGTTTTCCATCACCCTTACGGCCTTAACCTTACACAGCTTCACCATACCTGGGATCCAAGGAGAAACGGGCAGTGATCTTTCGCAGTCGTTAGACCATCTCTCCCTGACATGAACCTAGTGAACGGCTGTGGTGGAGTAGGAGTACAACTATTCTCcaagtttctttcctcttcacttttcctgGGCTGCTATGAGTGCTTTGAGTGAACTTCTCACCTGCTCAAACACATTGTCAGACACAAGAACAATCACTAGAATGCAGCATAAAACTCAGAATTAACAATATAATTAATGATTAATTAAGCATCAAtcctgatgtaaacaaaaacgaAGCACAATGCTTTCCTGTCATGGGTGGGCACAGGACTTTTAAATTTTCCCTTTTAAAAATGCATATTTGGCAAAAACTATCCACGAGTGTGTTGCCAGCGGCCTCATGTACAGTTGAGTCACGTATGGCGcggttaattggttctgagcaaTGGCCCCGCCATAGGAAACCGCGTCataggaataactaaacctatggagaaaatacaatttggttctggcccttgCCATTTTGCCAAACCcacacccatttttttttttttcgttcgttctaGCCCaagtgcaccggtaggcattatcTGCCTTTTAATGTTGTTCAGTCTGCCCCCAAGCTCAAACCTTATCCACTCGGCCATTGCCAACACCCACTTTTTCACCCAGTACGTATGAGGAAAATACAATTTGGTACTGGCTAGCCACCATTTTATCCCACCTGCGCTCACATACGGGGAAAATTCATTGTTTCCCGCCTACCACTTTTTACCCACCTGCACCTACACTCACGTATGGGGAAAATACATACACTTTTTTCGCCCGTCACCATTTTACCCCTTCCGTGGAGATGAGGCAAGATAAGGCGCCATGCGCGTGGGGGCAGCTGCCAGCGTTTGAGAGAGCGACTTGGGCCGCCCGGACCGCCCGGGTCCTCTCAGGAGAGGTGGAGCGCGTGCTGTGAtggcgtcatcagcaaatatggcggtcCAAACAAACCCATATcagtgcttccattgcatttcacctctctgtgccaccataaccacagcagcttcctttttatcctccgttgcaaggagctcgtcggccAGAACAGCAAGTGACGTATGTTTAAACGTCATCAAGAAGATcagtggacgccattttgctgccagaccAGCTAGTAAACGTTGTTAGGAAGATTAGTGGACGCCATTTTGCAGTGAGTGACGATGTTTACTAACTGTTCTGGCACCAAAATGGCATATGCTGATCTTCCTGACGACATTTAAATATGCATCACAAGCTGTTCTGGGCGAcaagctccttgcaacagaggatgaaaatgaagctgcagtggttatggtggcacagaggggtgaaatgcaatggaagcacttatatgtgtttgtttgggccaccATATTTGCTGAtaacgtcatcacagcacggaggcgctcCACCCCTCCAAACCGAGCTGCAGCGGGTGGTCTGAGTTGGCAACTCGGGCTGTGGCGTCACACGTTTGAGAGGACCCAGAACGGTCCGGGCAGGGGAGATAACAAACTGCGTCATCGATGGTTTTACCCTCGTGAtctgaacatacggttctgaaaccatactgCGTCATAAGAAACTGCGTCTCACGAATCCGCGTCATACGCAGCTTGACTGTACTTGTAGAAAAGttagtgattttcaataatttttatattttttttaattatttgagATTTTTCATTTTAGTGCTACAAGAAACATTGACATAACTCACCCCTTTCTTCACTAAGTAATATGCAATATCAGTAGAGAGCATTTCTTCAGACAAGGCTGTGTGACATGCTTCACTGTTCACctgcaaaataaaaaaattatataaataatttcACAAAACTCAGAAGCTACTGGCTATTTTGTAATCTATTAATTGTCTTAAAACTGAAATGTGAGCAGAATGTATAATGTATCTGGCCACTTTGCAGTAGTACCAAAagtaaagatgagagaaaaaagggaatttaaagaaatgagaaggaaaacaagatgaaggCAAGTAAGATATTGTTTGATAGTGGTAAATTATCTATAAGAGGATCAGTGAATAACTGGAAGAAGAATGAGTAAGAGAGGTGATTGAAATTTTAAAGGGTCAGCATTTATGGCAACTAATGTAGTTGGATATATGGTGTGTAGCAGAGGTGGgcacggtactgaaaaatcagtagtgcggttgcggtagggcggtcccgtttttttctttcccagtgcggtatgAGGTGTGCGGTACTGTGGTAGCGGaggtcaaaataaaaaatacttcagtgcctatcctggatatttaaacaaaggaaacatgcttaaaatagtacaatgaaaaatcggccggcaccacggatGGGTCcagggttgaaatggccggcaccgcgcgagttaaagaagactcgcagtgtagtagtttagtctgtctattctattttgtatttaattttgaacaataaatgaaaagtcagaatgattgaatcactgattctaaTGACTGGTACTGATTGACTAATTgagtccgcggtagtgcggtattttcagaaatatTGCAGTaatgcggtacttttttgtgatgcggcaCTACTGCACTACTGCACTAAGTACCGTATTTGCCCGCCTCTGGTGTGTAGAACAAGTTAgaaaggagttcatgatggacagatgagatgagagaggcatttgaggatgaaagaatgatataCATAGAAACAGAATACTACAAAAAATGTCTgaagaggcaagagagagatgggggagataGTACAGAAAATAGGGTATTGTTGAAAATATTGTTTAGGGAAATGAATGAGAGTAGACAAATTTGGTAGGAAGACATCAgtaaaataccagaaaaaaagcTTATCTAGAAAGAAGtcaaaaagagaaatgggagagagttaAGAGTGATACATGCAAAATAGAGGAGTGATGGGGTGCTTCTTGAAAGGAATAATGTATGGAGGAAAAATTTTGAAACTTGTGGAAGCAAAAAAATTCCCCATTCTTTCATCATCACAACAAAATACTTTCATAATGGGCATCCTGATGACCTCACCGCACTGATATGACATGCATCTACTTACCTAACCTGCCAGCTGACAGAGCAAATCAAGTGAGAGTGAGTGTCACTCCTGGAGTAATAGGAATCAGTTATCTGCTAACTGAGAAAAGCATAAGATGCATGCTCTGCTTGCTCTTCATAATTTTATCTTCATAGACATTCTTTTGTAATCCTGCACCATGATTGTTAACCAACCACCCAAAGCTAAGCATCAACATACTGTTCTGTCACTAGATTTAAGGGAAAGGTGGGACTGTTAGTTTATGAATAAATCTAGGAGTTGACAGGAGAACAATCATTGCCAGTGTTTGCCATTCATTCTAATAACTCCAATTCATAGCAATTTTTTAAATAAGTTTGCTTTAGTGCCACCATATCTGTTTTCAGTGGAAAAAAACTATGTTTACATAAAATGGCATCATATTCAGGAAATAATATGTAGTCTGTTTCTCTGACCAGATCACGCAGGTCTTAATCAGCTGATAATATAGTATTCTGATGGACTATAATGTTTTGCTCTTTGATGAATAGCTTTTTGGAGTGTTTTTGTGGTCTACATCACCAACAAATGAAGAAGACCCTTGTATACACTATATATGTTCACTTTCTTCCTAGAAAAGACATTCTATTAGTGACATTTCTAACCTTGAGTGTTCCCACAGCTCCAGCAGCAACCTGCAGGATACCAAGGAGTGTTGAGGCTGTTTCAAACATTTTGACCTTGTCCTCTTGTAGATCTTTGTTGTAGGTAGAGGGCAGGCCTTTCATGACCATAAGAAAGCCACAGAGCTGAAAAGTAAGATCTACTTGTACAATCTGAATGCAATGGTGGTGACAGAGAATTTAAATACTTATGTGCAAATATTAAGAGGAATATTTACACCAATCCCATTCACACATGACCTGAGATATCCTGAATTACATGAGGTGACCAACCTTCACAGCACACTGATGGTGCACATGTTAGAACTTTTTCTCAAAAGGAATAAAAATTGTACTTTAGTTTTATTATTAATGATATGGAAATCTGTGTTCAACCTCAAGCAAATTGTTTGTTTTACTGAATAACCATTTAAACTTTGTGTTGCTGCACTTCTAAGCTCTCAACTGCATACCTCCATATTCCTGCAGCCAAGCAGCAACAGATTTTTACTATCATCCCTATCCTATCTATCTTCTACTATAGAAGTAATAataacttcatttattcattctctttcaaGTACTTCAGGCATAGAATATTAAATTTCAAATACAGGAATAAGACTTTACACTGATATGATAACATTCTTTTCCTGACATTTAAAATCAAACACTAAATTAGTAATTATCTTGGCAGTACACAGCACAAGACTTCAAAATGTTTAAATACTATACTTACATTTCCAGCCATGGTTCCAGCTTTTCCTCTTATCAGCTCAAAGCTGTCTGGATTCTTCTTTTGAGGCATAAGAGAACTGCCTGTGGCATAGGCATCAGAAAGCTGGACAAACCCAAACTCCCTGCTGGAGTAAAGGATGAGGTCCTCTGCCAAACGACTCAGATGGGAGCTCACTAGGCTGGCCCAAAACATGTATTCAACTGCAATGAATACAAGTAGTTTTCACAAgagctgtttatatatatatatatatatatatatatatatatatatatatctatatctatatctatatatctatatctatatatctatatatatatatatatatatatatatatatatatatatatatatatatatatatatatatatatatatatatatctatatatatatatatatatatatatatatatatatatatatatatatatatatatatatatatatatatatatatatatatatatatatatatatatatatatatatatatatatatatatatatcatcgaGCTTGTAGAGATGAGAAACCAACTTACTGAACTAAAGTTAATTCTATTTCATCAGATCTGTATTTGTTGTTTGATTGGGAAGCTAGATTGGAATGTTTGTGGATTGAGCAGTTGATGGTCTCTAGAAAATTCTTGACAACTCACTGCCCATGCCCAATATACTGTCAATGTTGGCAACTCTGTGACTAAATATCAAAGCACTGTTAAGTTTTTAGATTTAATAATAACACTGGGAATAAAATACTTCGGTAAATACTTAGGTAATACATATAACATACATACCAACAAAGTCTCGATCTCCAACTGCATGGAGGCTGTTTTTAGTGATTGCCTGAAAGCCAAGGTCCTGTGCTAGACTCTCCCTGTCTATATGGAAGGGGTTTCCAGCCAAGGCACCAGAACCCAGGGGGCACACGTTCACCCTCGTATATAAGCCACGCAACCGCTCCAGATCCATCACAAGGGGCCATGCATGGCTgtagaaaaaacaaaatacatcacATTATCTATGCATCAGTATCAATTAAAGAAACTGTTAGCAGTAATGTTGTGCTACATAGTATGATGAGTATGAGATACATGTTTTTGTGTTgatgtctaatctattcttataTATTAATCATTTAAAACTGTCCACATGTCATTCATTATCTCAGTCCTGACTAACCTGAGGAGCCAGTGAGCCCAACGAATTGGCTGAGCCCGCTGAAGGTGGGTGTAGCCTGGCATAAGGAtggccttctctctctcagcacgAGTAACCAAAACCTGAGATaatgggaaataaataaataaataaataaataaatataaatatatataaatatatatatatatatatatatatatatatatatatatatatatctatatatatatatatatatatatatatatatatatatatatatatatatatatatatatatatatatatatatatatatatatatatatatatatatatatatatatatatatatatatatatatatatatatatatatatatatatatatatatatatatatatatatatatatatatatatatatatatatatatatatatatatatatatatatatatatatatatatatatatatatatatatatatatatatatatatatatatatatatatatatatatattatatatatatatatacacagtcaaGTCGCGTATGACGTGGATTCGTAAGACATGGTTTCAGAACTGTATTTTCAGATCATgcgggtaaaaccatctatgacacGGTTCGTGGTCTCCCCTGCCCGGACCGCTCTGGgtcctctcaaacgcgtgacgccgcaacccgagttgccaactcggaccGCCCGCTGCAGCTtggtttggagaggtggagcgccttgaTCATACTGTgatgatgtcatcagcaaatatggcggcccaaacaaacacatataagtgcttccattgcatttcacctctgtgtgccaccataaccactgcagcttccttttcattgtcTGTTGCAAGGAGCTTGTCGCC
The DNA window shown above is from Eriocheir sinensis breed Jianghai 21 chromosome 3, ASM2467909v1, whole genome shotgun sequence and carries:
- the LOC127006768 gene encoding argininosuccinate lyase-like isoform X2 is translated as MDAGSKAESEATKLWGGRFEGTVDPVMEKFNASMSYDKAMWKHDLEGSIAYAKALEKAQLLTEEERITIVNGLETVKQEWMTDAFTIQPGDEDIHTANERRLKELVGDVGGKVHTGRSRNDQVAVDMKMWLREHLQLLAPHLTHLIQVLVTRAEREKAILMPGYTHLQRAQPIRWAHWLLSHAWPLVMDLERLRGLYTRVNVCPLGSGALAGNPFHIDRESLAQDLGFQAITKNSLHAVGDRDFVVEYMFWASLVSSHLSRLAEDLILYSSREFGFVQLSDAYATGSSLMPQKKNPDSFELIRGKAGTMAGNLCGFLMVMKGLPSTYNKDLQEDKVKMFETASTLLGILQVAAGAVGTLKVNSEACHTALSEEMLSTDIAYYLVKKGNRMFRSRG
- the LOC127006768 gene encoding argininosuccinate lyase-like isoform X1, whose amino-acid sequence is MDAGSKAESEATKLWGGRFEGTVDPVMEKFNASMSYDKAMWKHDLEGSIAYAKALEKAQLLTEEERITIVNGLETVKQEWMTDAFTIQPGDEDIHTANERRLKELVGDVGGKVHTGRSRNDQVAVDMKMWLREHLQLLAPHLTHLIQVLVTRAEREKAILMPGYTHLQRAQPIRWAHWLLSHAWPLVMDLERLRGLYTRVNVCPLGSGALAGNPFHIDRESLAQDLGFQAITKNSLHAVGDRDFVVEYMFWASLVSSHLSRLAEDLILYSSREFGFVQLSDAYATGSSLMPQKKNPDSFELIRGKAGTMAGNLCGFLMVMKGLPSTYNKDLQEDKVKMFETASTLLGILQVAAGAVGTLKVNSEACHTALSEEMLSTDIAYYLVKKGMAFRTAHGKSGEVVKLTEELGCPFSKLTLEQLTKISPLFSEDVASLWNFEHSVEQYSAIGGTALSSVELQTSQAQEFLNSFSLV